A DNA window from Thioalkalivibrio sp. XN279 contains the following coding sequences:
- the efp gene encoding elongation factor P, protein MATYSTNEFRSGLKLLLDGDPCVILENEFVKPGKGQAFNRVKLRNLKTGRVNEKTFKSGDSVEGADVVDTDMQYLYYDGEFWHFMVPDTFEQHAADAKVVAEAKDWLKEQDFCQVTLWNGQPLLVSPPNFVELKIVETDPGVRGDTATGGQKPAKLETGAVVRVPLFIEEGEVIRVDTRTGAYVSRVK, encoded by the coding sequence ATGGCGACCTATAGTACCAACGAGTTCCGTTCCGGCCTGAAGCTGCTGCTCGACGGCGACCCCTGTGTGATCCTGGAGAACGAGTTCGTCAAGCCCGGCAAGGGCCAGGCGTTCAACCGGGTGAAGCTCCGCAACCTCAAGACCGGCCGGGTCAACGAGAAGACCTTCAAGTCCGGCGACAGCGTCGAGGGCGCCGACGTCGTCGACACCGACATGCAGTACCTCTACTACGACGGCGAGTTCTGGCACTTCATGGTGCCGGACACTTTCGAGCAGCACGCCGCCGACGCCAAGGTGGTGGCCGAGGCGAAGGACTGGCTCAAGGAGCAGGACTTCTGCCAGGTCACGCTGTGGAACGGCCAGCCCCTGCTGGTCTCGCCGCCGAACTTCGTCGAGCTGAAGATCGTCGAGACCGATCCGGGCGTGCGCGGCGACACCGCGACGGGCGGCCAGAAGCCGGCCAAGCTGGAGACCGGGGCAGTGGTGCGCGTGCCGCTGTTCATCGAGGAAGGCGAGGTGATTCGCGTCGACACCCGTACCGGTGCCTACGTCTCCCGCGTCAAGTAA
- a CDS encoding copper chaperone PCu(A)C produces the protein MRLMTLALVALLAACAPDDATPPASPAPVAGVPAGTLEVSAAWVRQVPPAARMTAGYLKLRNTGTEPAVVVGAESPLFDAVEIHGTVTVDGMARMRHQESVTIPPGETVSFEPGGLHLMLMQAVEGIPAEGEIPLRLILADGDRIEVTAPIGQPAD, from the coding sequence ATGAGACTGATGACGCTCGCGCTGGTCGCCCTGCTCGCGGCTTGCGCCCCGGATGACGCGACGCCCCCGGCCAGCCCGGCGCCGGTGGCCGGCGTGCCCGCGGGCACGCTGGAAGTCTCCGCGGCCTGGGTACGCCAGGTGCCTCCCGCGGCGCGCATGACCGCGGGCTACCTCAAGCTGCGCAACACGGGCACGGAGCCGGCGGTCGTCGTCGGCGCCGAGAGTCCCTTGTTCGACGCCGTCGAAATCCACGGCACGGTCACCGTCGACGGCATGGCGCGCATGCGTCACCAGGAGAGCGTGACCATCCCGCCGGGCGAAACCGTGAGCTTCGAGCCGGGCGGACTGCACCTGATGCTCATGCAGGCGGTCGAAGGCATTCCCGCCGAGGGCGAGATCCCGCTGCGCCTGATCCTGGCCGATGGCGACCGCATCGAAGTCACCGCGCCGATCGGCCAGCCGGCCGACTGA
- the asd gene encoding archaetidylserine decarboxylase (Phosphatidylserine decarboxylase is synthesized as a single chain precursor. Generation of the pyruvoyl active site from a Ser is coupled to cleavage of a Gly-Ser bond between the larger (beta) and smaller (alpha chains). It is an integral membrane protein.) — protein MGARLFAWLQYLLPQHAISRLVGWLGRLEVPWARTALVRGFMAMFRIDMSEAAEPDPLAYASFNAFFTRALQPEARPMPTAAEALACPVDGRVSQCTDVEDGQLFQAKGFRYDLERLLGGPAPEALWDGSFATLYLAPYDYHRIHAPADGRLVEMRYLPGALFSVNGATVSAVPRLFARNERVACLFETDFGPMAVVLVGALNVGSIETTWAGEVAPGPDRQAAFWRYPQEGPGSVRLARGEELGRFNFGSTVIVILPQGGPRFAPAISAGRRVRLGETLAS, from the coding sequence ATGGGCGCGCGGCTCTTCGCGTGGCTGCAGTACCTGCTGCCCCAGCATGCGATCTCGCGCCTGGTGGGATGGCTGGGGCGGCTGGAGGTCCCGTGGGCCCGCACCGCGCTGGTGCGCGGCTTCATGGCGATGTTCCGCATCGACATGAGCGAGGCGGCCGAGCCCGACCCGCTGGCCTATGCCAGCTTCAACGCCTTTTTCACCCGCGCGCTGCAGCCTGAAGCGCGCCCCATGCCGACGGCAGCGGAGGCCCTGGCCTGTCCGGTGGACGGCCGCGTCAGCCAGTGCACGGACGTCGAGGACGGCCAGCTGTTCCAGGCCAAGGGCTTTCGCTACGACCTCGAGCGCCTGCTGGGGGGGCCGGCGCCGGAAGCGCTGTGGGACGGCAGCTTTGCCACCCTTTACCTGGCGCCCTACGACTATCACCGCATCCACGCGCCGGCGGACGGCCGGCTGGTGGAGATGCGCTACCTGCCGGGCGCCCTGTTCAGCGTCAACGGCGCCACGGTGAGCGCCGTGCCGCGCCTGTTCGCGCGCAACGAGCGCGTGGCGTGCCTGTTCGAGACGGATTTCGGCCCCATGGCAGTGGTCCTGGTGGGCGCATTGAACGTGGGCTCGATCGAGACCACCTGGGCCGGCGAGGTCGCGCCCGGCCCCGACCGCCAGGCCGCCTTCTGGCGCTATCCGCAGGAAGGACCGGGCTCGGTGCGGCTGGCGCGCGGCGAGGAACTCGGCCGCTTCAATTTCGGCTCCACGGTCATCGTGATCCTGCCGCAGGGCGGGCCGCGCTTCGCCCCCGCCATCAGCGCGGGGCGCAGGGTCCGGCTCGGCGAGACGCTCGCCTCCTGA
- a CDS encoding EAL domain-containing protein produces the protein MSETTAVPVIVLSRHEDNAEAVNRVLRNNGRAAHVQRIDDAGDLADHLGSGECELVVVFSAENENLLATAAAVLDATGIEVPLISCREELDEDVIADDIGAGAHDAVSLRRTDRLGAVLERALKAGRLNRALKGAVRSASSYREQLQQVVAGTGDAIAHVGEGIVLDANHAWASLFGFDDEQALPGLTFMDLFSSEHQPAIKGALVACMQGRWPPQGLKATGINRQDQPVSLVLELEPARFDDEDCVRVRIPARGQEDEESLAERLQAALRLDQATGLFGRRYLLEKMTERLEEDPPAGVQALVLFRVDDFYGLHRQVGAHGLELVLAGVADVLRDAVQSRDLYGRLATNEFGALAARGTRRDLKAWAASVVSRVARTLFEAGGKSVSLSISAGIAIADRRGINADDLYAEASEALARATELAGGQVGMSQQAEDSSRIEEQDQLWLSRIKRALIENRFRLADQPIASLSGEDRDLHDLFVRMIDEQGEEVMPAQFMRAAERNKVIKNIDRWVIGAAFSFCMAHPGATALVRLSKDTMLDAMLPAWLETCRKNTKLPEGVVVFQVTEEVAASHLKQTLDMVNRLKKIGFGFSLEAFTAGPSSVQLLSHLPMDYLKIDGSLMQGLAGDEPLQERVKAIVDQARTRDIRTIAERVEDANTMAVLWQLGVHYIQGYQIREPEVVLSGG, from the coding sequence TTGAGCGAAACCACCGCCGTTCCAGTCATTGTGCTCAGCCGGCACGAAGACAACGCCGAGGCCGTCAACCGGGTGCTGCGCAACAACGGGCGCGCGGCTCACGTGCAGCGCATCGACGACGCCGGCGATCTCGCCGACCACCTCGGCAGCGGGGAGTGCGAACTGGTCGTGGTGTTCTCCGCGGAGAACGAGAACCTGCTGGCGACGGCCGCAGCCGTGCTCGATGCAACCGGTATCGAAGTCCCGCTCATCAGCTGCCGCGAGGAACTGGACGAGGACGTCATCGCCGACGACATCGGCGCCGGCGCGCATGATGCCGTGTCCCTGCGCCGCACCGACCGCCTCGGCGCCGTGCTGGAGCGCGCTCTCAAGGCCGGCCGCCTCAACCGCGCCTTGAAGGGCGCCGTGCGCAGTGCCTCGAGCTACCGTGAACAACTGCAGCAGGTGGTCGCCGGCACGGGCGACGCCATCGCCCACGTCGGCGAGGGGATCGTGCTGGACGCCAACCATGCCTGGGCCAGCCTGTTCGGCTTCGACGACGAGCAGGCCCTGCCCGGCCTGACCTTCATGGACCTGTTCTCCAGCGAGCACCAGCCCGCAATCAAGGGCGCGCTGGTCGCATGCATGCAGGGCCGCTGGCCGCCACAGGGACTCAAGGCCACGGGGATCAACCGCCAGGACCAGCCCGTATCCCTGGTACTCGAACTCGAGCCGGCGCGCTTCGACGACGAGGACTGCGTGCGCGTCCGCATCCCGGCGCGCGGGCAGGAGGACGAGGAATCGCTGGCGGAGCGGCTGCAGGCTGCGTTGCGGCTGGACCAGGCCACCGGCCTGTTCGGGCGCCGCTACCTGCTGGAAAAAATGACGGAGCGGCTGGAAGAGGACCCGCCGGCCGGCGTGCAGGCGCTGGTGCTGTTCCGGGTGGACGACTTCTACGGCCTGCACCGCCAGGTCGGCGCCCACGGACTCGAGCTCGTCCTTGCCGGCGTGGCGGACGTGCTGCGCGACGCCGTCCAGTCACGCGACCTATACGGCCGCCTGGCGACCAACGAGTTCGGCGCACTGGCGGCGCGCGGCACGCGGCGCGACCTCAAGGCCTGGGCTGCGAGCGTCGTCTCACGCGTGGCGCGCACATTGTTCGAGGCCGGCGGCAAGTCGGTCTCGCTTTCCATCAGCGCCGGCATCGCGATCGCCGACCGCCGCGGCATCAACGCCGACGACCTGTATGCGGAAGCGAGCGAGGCCCTGGCGCGGGCGACGGAACTGGCGGGCGGCCAGGTGGGCATGAGCCAGCAGGCCGAGGATTCGAGCCGCATCGAGGAACAGGACCAGCTCTGGCTCAGCCGCATCAAGCGCGCGCTCATCGAGAACCGCTTCCGCCTCGCGGACCAGCCCATCGCCAGCCTCAGCGGCGAAGACCGCGACCTGCACGATCTCTTCGTGCGCATGATCGACGAGCAGGGCGAGGAAGTGATGCCCGCGCAGTTCATGCGTGCGGCCGAACGCAACAAGGTGATCAAGAACATCGACCGCTGGGTGATCGGCGCCGCCTTCTCTTTCTGCATGGCCCACCCTGGAGCGACTGCGCTGGTACGGCTGTCGAAGGACACCATGCTGGACGCCATGCTGCCGGCCTGGCTGGAAACCTGCCGCAAGAACACGAAACTGCCCGAAGGCGTGGTGGTGTTCCAGGTGACGGAAGAAGTCGCTGCGAGCCACCTGAAGCAGACGCTCGACATGGTGAACCGCCTGAAGAAAATCGGCTTCGGCTTTTCGCTCGAGGCGTTCACGGCCGGGCCGAGCTCGGTGCAACTGCTCAGCCACCTGCCGATGGACTACCTGAAGATCGACGGTTCGCTGATGCAGGGCCTGGCCGGGGACGAGCCCCTGCAGGAACGGGTCAAGGCCATCGTGGACCAGGCACGCACGCGCGACATCCGCACCATCGCCGAGCGCGTCGAGGACGCCAACACCATGGCGGTACTGTGGCAACTGGGCGTGCACTACATCCAGGGCTACCAGATCCGCGAGCCTGAGGTCGTGCTCTCCGGCGGCTAG
- a CDS encoding SCO family protein, translating to MSRNTFIAAAIVLAVAAGVAGAWFAARLGAPELPEQARVLTTPRPVPAVPATDQAGRPFGPEQWRDRWTIVFFGFTHCPDICPATLQVLAGTRGLLEDLPPEQRPAVVMISVDPGRDTPERLGEYVPFFHPEFQGIQVEAQYLPEITRVFGAAYAYSPAGEDSYTVDHTASLFLVDPQARVAAVFPTPHTAAGIAADLRRIIKLEE from the coding sequence ATGTCCAGGAACACTTTTATCGCCGCCGCCATCGTGCTGGCCGTCGCGGCCGGCGTCGCCGGCGCCTGGTTCGCCGCGCGCCTGGGCGCGCCCGAACTGCCCGAGCAGGCGCGCGTGCTGACCACCCCGCGCCCGGTGCCCGCGGTGCCCGCCACCGACCAGGCCGGGCGCCCCTTCGGCCCGGAACAATGGCGTGACCGCTGGACCATCGTGTTCTTCGGCTTTACGCATTGCCCCGACATCTGCCCGGCCACGCTGCAGGTCCTCGCCGGGACGCGCGGATTGCTCGAGGACCTCCCGCCGGAACAGCGCCCCGCAGTGGTGATGATCTCGGTCGACCCGGGCCGCGACACCCCCGAACGGCTGGGCGAGTACGTGCCCTTCTTCCACCCGGAATTCCAGGGGATTCAAGTCGAGGCGCAGTACCTGCCCGAGATCACGCGCGTGTTCGGCGCCGCCTACGCCTACTCGCCGGCCGGCGAGGACAGTTACACCGTCGACCACACCGCTTCGCTGTTCCTGGTCGATCCGCAGGCGCGGGTTGCCGCGGTATTCCCGACCCCGCACACGGCCGCGGGCATCGCTGCCGACCTGCGCCGCATCATCAAGCTGGAGGAATGA
- the aroC gene encoding chorismate synthase, giving the protein MSGNTFGRSFTVTTFGESHGPGLGCIIDGCPPGLELDEEDIQRDVERRRSGKSRHVSQRREPDRVRIMSGIFEGRTTGAPIGLIVENQDAKSKDYTKIAELFRPGHADYTWARKYGFRDHRGGGRSSARETVMRVAAGAVARKYLATRLGIDIRGWLAQLGPIRMEPIDLDTVDDNPFFCPDPARVPELEAYMDRLRKSGDSIGARVNVVATGVPPGLGEPVFDKLDADIAHAMMGINAVKAVEIGDGFAVVEQKGTEHRDEMTPEGFLSNHAGGTLGGISSGQAIRVSIALKPTSSLRLPGRTVNVRGEPAEVITTGRHDPCVGVRATPIAEAMLALVLIDHLLRDRGQNAGVVPGAPLIPDAPG; this is encoded by the coding sequence ATGTCGGGTAATACGTTCGGACGCAGCTTTACGGTCACGACCTTCGGCGAGAGCCACGGCCCCGGGCTGGGCTGCATCATCGACGGCTGCCCGCCGGGGCTGGAGCTGGACGAGGAGGACATCCAGCGCGACGTGGAGCGCCGTCGCAGCGGCAAGTCGCGCCACGTCAGCCAGCGGCGCGAGCCCGACCGGGTGCGCATCATGTCCGGCATCTTCGAGGGCCGCACCACCGGCGCCCCCATCGGGCTGATCGTGGAGAACCAGGACGCGAAGTCGAAGGATTACACCAAGATCGCTGAATTGTTCCGGCCCGGCCACGCCGATTACACCTGGGCCCGCAAGTACGGCTTCCGCGACCATCGCGGCGGCGGCCGTTCCAGCGCGCGCGAGACCGTGATGCGCGTGGCGGCGGGCGCGGTGGCGCGCAAGTATCTCGCCACGCGGCTCGGCATCGACATCCGCGGCTGGCTGGCGCAGCTCGGCCCCATCCGCATGGAGCCGATCGATCTCGACACCGTGGACGACAACCCTTTCTTCTGCCCGGACCCGGCGCGCGTGCCCGAGCTCGAGGCCTACATGGACCGGCTACGCAAGTCGGGCGACTCCATCGGCGCCCGCGTCAACGTCGTCGCCACCGGCGTGCCGCCCGGCCTCGGCGAGCCGGTGTTCGACAAGCTCGACGCCGACATCGCCCACGCCATGATGGGCATCAATGCCGTGAAGGCGGTGGAGATCGGCGACGGTTTCGCAGTGGTGGAGCAGAAGGGCACCGAGCACCGTGACGAGATGACGCCGGAAGGGTTCCTCTCCAACCACGCCGGCGGCACCCTGGGCGGCATCTCGTCGGGCCAGGCCATCCGCGTCAGCATCGCACTGAAGCCGACCTCCAGCCTGCGCCTGCCCGGGCGCACCGTGAACGTGCGCGGCGAACCGGCGGAGGTCATCACCACCGGCCGCCACGACCCCTGCGTGGGCGTGCGCGCCACGCCGATTGCAGAGGCCATGCTCGCCCTGGTCCTCATCGATCACCTGCTCAGGGACCGCGGCCAGAACGCGGGCGTGGTTCCAGGTGCGCCGCTGATCCCGGATGCCCCGGGCTGA
- a CDS encoding GAF domain-containing protein — translation MHESRAPDYADKAAFYGELAAQARALTADEPDRVANAANVAALVFQALPRINWAGFYFLQGEVLVLGPFQGKPACVRIPVGKGVCGTAVAEARSQRVEDVHAFPGHIACDVDSRSEVVVPLRDASGAIIGVLDIDSPEPARFDAADLAGVEALAAAVRW, via the coding sequence ATGCATGAATCTCGCGCCCCTGACTACGCCGACAAGGCGGCCTTTTACGGTGAGCTGGCCGCCCAGGCCCGCGCCCTGACCGCGGACGAGCCCGACCGCGTGGCGAACGCCGCCAATGTGGCCGCGCTGGTGTTCCAGGCGCTGCCGCGCATCAACTGGGCCGGGTTCTATTTCCTGCAGGGCGAGGTGCTGGTGCTCGGACCGTTCCAGGGCAAGCCCGCGTGCGTGCGCATCCCGGTCGGCAAGGGCGTGTGCGGGACCGCCGTGGCCGAGGCGCGCAGCCAGCGCGTCGAAGACGTGCATGCATTCCCGGGCCACATCGCCTGCGACGTGGACTCGCGCTCGGAGGTCGTGGTGCCGCTGCGCGACGCGTCCGGCGCCATCATCGGGGTGCTGGACATCGACAGCCCGGAGCCGGCGCGCTTCGACGCCGCGGATCTCGCCGGCGTCGAGGCCCTGGCTGCGGCCGTGCGCTGGTAG
- the epmA gene encoding EF-P lysine aminoacylase EpmA, with protein sequence MPTSPASSNSPSWQPTASLEALRLRARLLAETRAFFDARGLLEVETPQLSTAAATDLHLESLQARAPGGGLDGWLHTSPEFPMKRLLAAGSGDCWQLARVFRGGEHGRRHNPEFSLLEWYRVGWDATRLMDEVEAFVRALAAGRLPLQDALRLSYREAFRRHAGLDPFGAAAGELAAALEARAVQIPQGVAQDRDALLDLALALLVEPALDPAQPTFIHDFPASHAALARIRPGDPPVAERFELFLGGMELANGFCELTDATEQRARFAADLDARRRRGLATLPLDERLLAALAHGLPACSGVALGFDRLVMLLAGAEDIRDVLAFGWGRA encoded by the coding sequence GTGCCTACGTCTCCCGCGTCAAGTAATTCCCCGAGCTGGCAGCCGACGGCGTCGCTCGAGGCGCTGCGGCTGCGCGCCCGGCTGCTGGCGGAGACGCGCGCCTTCTTCGACGCACGCGGCCTGCTGGAGGTGGAGACGCCCCAGTTGTCGACCGCGGCGGCCACGGACCTGCACCTCGAGAGCCTGCAGGCGCGCGCGCCGGGCGGCGGGCTCGACGGCTGGCTGCACACCTCGCCGGAATTCCCGATGAAGCGCCTGCTGGCGGCCGGCAGCGGCGACTGCTGGCAGCTGGCGCGCGTGTTCCGCGGCGGCGAGCACGGCCGGCGCCACAACCCGGAATTCAGCCTGCTGGAATGGTACCGGGTGGGCTGGGATGCGACGCGACTCATGGACGAGGTGGAAGCATTCGTGCGGGCGCTCGCGGCGGGACGCCTGCCGTTGCAGGATGCGTTGCGGCTGAGTTACCGCGAGGCGTTTCGGCGCCATGCCGGTCTCGATCCGTTCGGCGCCGCCGCGGGCGAGCTGGCAGCCGCCCTGGAGGCGCGTGCCGTCCAGATCCCGCAGGGGGTAGCGCAGGACAGGGACGCCCTGCTGGACTTGGCGCTCGCCCTGCTGGTGGAGCCGGCGCTCGATCCGGCGCAACCGACCTTCATCCACGATTTCCCTGCCAGCCACGCGGCGCTGGCGCGCATCCGCCCGGGTGACCCGCCGGTGGCAGAGCGCTTCGAGCTGTTCCTCGGCGGCATGGAGCTGGCCAACGGCTTTTGCGAACTCACCGATGCCACGGAGCAGCGCGCGCGCTTCGCGGCCGATCTCGACGCCCGCCGACGCCGTGGCCTGGCGACCCTGCCGCTGGACGAGCGCTTGCTCGCGGCGCTGGCGCACGGCCTGCCCGCATGCTCCGGTGTCGCGCTGGGGTTCGACCGGCTGGTGATGCTGCTGGCCGGCGCCGAAGATATCCGCGACGTGCTTGCCTTCGGCTGGGGGCGGGCCTGA
- the epmB gene encoding EF-P beta-lysylation protein EpmB, which translates to MEPWRRELAEAVTDPAELLRLLDLDPALLPAARQAAALFGLKVPRGFVARMRRGDPRDPLLLQVLPLGAETVAQPGYRSDPVGDLAALRAPGVLAKYRGRALLMTTGGCAVNCRYCFRREFPYAAGALTPARLDAAMAELAAMPGLEEVILSGGDPLALPTARLARITAALARLEELRRLRIHTRTPVVLPSRVDELLLKWLEGLRWPVVVVVHVNHPRELDDDVRAALRRLADAGATLLNQAVLLRGINDDVDTLAALSGELFAAGVLPYYLHLLDRARGTAHFDTGASHALALHDALAARLPGYLVPRLVQEVEGAPSKTPVGAGGRGSPPGTAVLE; encoded by the coding sequence TTGGAACCCTGGCGGCGCGAGCTGGCCGAGGCCGTCACGGATCCCGCCGAGCTGCTCCGGCTGCTCGACCTCGACCCTGCCCTGCTGCCGGCGGCGCGGCAGGCCGCGGCGCTGTTCGGGCTCAAGGTCCCGCGCGGTTTCGTCGCGCGCATGCGCCGCGGCGACCCGCGCGACCCGCTGCTGCTGCAGGTCCTGCCGCTGGGCGCGGAAACCGTGGCCCAACCCGGCTATCGCAGCGACCCGGTGGGCGACCTGGCGGCGCTGCGTGCGCCCGGCGTGCTGGCGAAATACCGCGGCCGCGCGCTGCTGATGACCACCGGCGGCTGCGCCGTCAACTGCCGCTACTGTTTCCGGCGCGAGTTTCCCTATGCAGCGGGCGCCCTGACGCCGGCCCGTCTCGATGCCGCGATGGCGGAACTGGCCGCGATGCCCGGGCTGGAGGAAGTCATTCTGTCCGGTGGCGACCCGCTGGCGCTGCCCACGGCGCGACTCGCGCGCATCACCGCGGCGCTGGCCCGCCTGGAAGAGCTGCGGCGCCTGCGCATCCACACGCGCACGCCCGTGGTGCTGCCGAGCCGCGTGGACGAACTGCTGCTGAAGTGGCTGGAGGGGCTGCGCTGGCCCGTCGTGGTGGTGGTACACGTCAACCACCCACGCGAACTCGACGACGATGTCCGCGCCGCGCTGAGGCGCCTTGCGGACGCGGGCGCCACGCTGCTCAACCAGGCGGTGCTGCTGCGCGGCATCAACGACGACGTCGACACGCTGGCAGCGCTCTCGGGCGAGCTGTTCGCGGCCGGCGTGCTGCCCTACTACCTGCACCTGCTGGACCGCGCGCGCGGCACGGCACATTTCGACACCGGCGCAAGTCATGCACTGGCGCTGCACGACGCACTGGCGGCGCGACTGCCAGGCTATCTCGTGCCGCGGCTGGTGCAGGAAGTGGAAGGCGCACCGTCAAAGACGCCGGTGGGGGCCGGCGGACGCGGGTCGCCTCCCGGAACAGCGGTGCTAGAATGA
- the prmB gene encoding 50S ribosomal protein L3 N(5)-glutamine methyltransferase, with the protein MSSSNKPYQGLKTIVDFVRWGASRFAAAGLHYGHGTDNPVDEALVLVRHVLHLGHDLPRELYGARLAKAERAAVAALLQRRIDERLPAPYLTGEAWFAGLPFHVDASVLIPRSPFAELAQQAFQPWVREDGVSRVLDLCTGSGCIAAACALAFPEAEVDAVELSPAAAVLARRNVARHGLEERVRVLEGDLWAPVAGRRYELIVSNPPYVGDAEMAALPPEYRHEPDMALRAAEDGLAIVRRILAGASEHLTEEGVLVVEVGNSAAAVMEAWPDLPFTWLEFERGGSGVFLLTAEELG; encoded by the coding sequence GTGAGTTCCAGCAACAAGCCGTACCAGGGCCTGAAGACCATCGTGGATTTCGTCCGCTGGGGCGCCAGCCGCTTCGCCGCGGCGGGACTGCACTACGGCCACGGCACCGACAACCCGGTGGACGAGGCGCTGGTGCTGGTGCGTCACGTGCTCCACCTCGGTCACGACCTGCCGCGCGAGCTCTACGGTGCGCGCCTGGCCAAGGCCGAGCGGGCCGCAGTCGCGGCCCTGCTGCAGCGACGCATCGACGAGCGCCTGCCCGCGCCGTACCTGACCGGCGAGGCCTGGTTCGCCGGCCTGCCGTTTCATGTCGACGCCTCGGTGCTGATCCCGCGCTCGCCTTTCGCCGAGCTGGCGCAGCAGGCGTTCCAGCCCTGGGTGCGCGAAGACGGCGTGAGCCGCGTGCTGGATCTCTGCACCGGCAGCGGCTGCATCGCCGCGGCCTGCGCGCTGGCTTTCCCGGAGGCCGAGGTGGACGCCGTCGAGCTGTCCCCCGCGGCTGCCGTGCTGGCGCGGCGCAACGTGGCGCGCCACGGCCTGGAGGAGCGCGTCCGGGTGCTCGAGGGCGACTTGTGGGCGCCGGTCGCGGGGCGGCGCTACGAGCTGATCGTCAGCAATCCGCCCTACGTGGGCGACGCCGAGATGGCTGCCTTGCCGCCGGAATACCGCCACGAGCCGGACATGGCCCTGCGCGCCGCGGAAGACGGCCTGGCGATCGTGCGCCGCATCCTCGCGGGCGCGAGCGAGCACCTCACCGAGGAGGGCGTGCTGGTGGTCGAGGTCGGCAATTCCGCGGCCGCGGTGATGGAGGCCTGGCCGGACCTGCCGTTCACCTGGCTGGAATTCGAGCGCGGCGGCAGCGGCGTGTTCCTGCTCACCGCGGAGGAGTTGGGCTGA